In Rutidosis leptorrhynchoides isolate AG116_Rl617_1_P2 unplaced genomic scaffold, CSIRO_AGI_Rlap_v1 contig130, whole genome shotgun sequence, a single genomic region encodes these proteins:
- the LOC139881204 gene encoding uncharacterized protein — MAGIVILSKEKLEMLSEYIYRQEALAIHNIQFDSENARVLYLYACKSNRETVLTLANSTADLVCDDKSKVASDIAEYINVSCNLALQTVREHFLRSDYLEKIKSCSDSLMSEFRDLQAGNDPSCKSKLMEKVTNIKNVALELAKQYQNPAASIPFTKKIEGGWSRGKLFPNKSYDLFKDPEKLEVFQDIIEASGFGGMLASKIAKPMCEQGIAAILIGASMVVWEIVTGFGAFVAGPFAGSGANNRTTNGFIPAEAAMPDGLAIARQIAHEA, encoded by the exons ATGGCCGGAATCGTGATTCTCAGCAAGGAAAAACTTGAGATGCTTTCCGAGTACATTTACCGTCAGGAAGCTTTAGCAATCCATAACATCCAATTTGATTCCGAAAACGCACGCGTGCTGTATCTCTACGCTTGCAAATCTAATCGCGAGACAGTATTGACTCTTGCGAACTCTACAGCTGATCTCGTGTGCGATGATAAATCCAAAGTCGCTAGCGACATCGCGGAATACATCAACGTAAGTTGCAATCTCGCACTCCAGACAGTCAGAGAACATTTTCTACGATCTGACTATCTGGAAAAAATCAAATCTTGCTCCGATTCGTTGATGTCGGAGTTCAGAGATTTGCAAGCTGGAAATGACCCATCTTGCAAATCGAAGCTGATGGAGAAGGTAACAAACATCAAGAATGTTGCTTTGGAGTTGGCAAAACAATATCAAAACCCGGCTGCTTCTATCCCTTTTACGAAAAAAATTGAAGGAGGATG GTCTCGTGGAAAGCTATTCCCAAACAAGTCATACGACCTATTCAAAGATCCCGAAAAGCTTGAG GTGTTCCAAGATATAATTGAGGCATCTGGTTTCGGAGGAATGCTTGCAAGTAAAATAGCAAAGCCCATGTGTGAACAAGGAATAGCCGCGATCCTCATCGGCGCAAGCATGGTGGTGTGGGAAATCGTTACAGGATTCGGAGCTTTCGTGGCTGGTCCGTTCGCTGGCTCTGGAGCTAACAATAGGACTACTAACGGCTTCATACCCGCCGAAGCAGCAATGCCTGATGGACTCGCCATTGCTCGTCAGATTGCACACGAGgcatga